A genomic window from Candidatus Nomurabacteria bacterium includes:
- the nrdR gene encoding transcriptional repressor NrdR, with translation MKCHNCNFADTKVIESREVADGESTRRRRKCPHCDARFTTYERRERPQLVVIKQDNSRQLFDRNKLLAGLHRACEKTPVTNLQLEQLVANIENKLASQGDPEVSSRAIGELVMTELANLSEVAYVRFASVYRRFDDITGFEAELAQIRAKKNVADTAP, from the coding sequence GTGAAGTGTCATAACTGCAATTTTGCCGATACAAAAGTTATTGAATCTAGGGAAGTGGCCGACGGTGAATCAACGCGCCGCCGCCGCAAGTGTCCTCACTGCGACGCACGTTTTACTACCTATGAACGTAGAGAGCGTCCACAGCTCGTGGTGATAAAACAAGATAACTCTCGGCAATTGTTTGATAGAAACAAGTTATTGGCAGGGTTGCACAGAGCGTGCGAAAAAACTCCTGTAACAAATTTGCAACTAGAGCAGTTAGTGGCCAACATAGAAAACAAGCTTGCCAGCCAAGGTGACCCAGAAGTCTCTTCTCGCGCTATTGGCGAACTCGTCATGACAGAGCTTGCCAACCTTTCTGAGGTTGCGTATGTCCGTTTTGCGAGTGTTTATCGTCGTTTTGATGATATTACTGGCTTCGAGGCAGAACTGGCCCAAATAAGAGCGAAAAAGAATGTAGCAGACACTGCGCCGTAA